The Megalobrama amblycephala isolate DHTTF-2021 linkage group LG18, ASM1881202v1, whole genome shotgun sequence genome segment gcgctcgtctctcacaaggaacgtcacggcagtgattgacaagccagagggccaatccgcgcacgtctctcacaaggaacgtcacggtagtgattgacaagccagagggccaatcgtttacgcgatgatcgcgtaaacgattggctgatgtttttaaggccctacctcgtgcacagatgatgtatattaatattattcctttcagtgcacctaataaatagtcttttatcagttagtaaagacagtttcaagtaatattgcaataatgtataaaacaaaacatcctctttagcacctttaactgaacATTTTACTACTGTTTTTAACCATTAGTAGTGTTATTTTAGCTATACctgaatatttatatttaaacattttcatgtAATAATTTTGATTCTCAGCCCCATGTTTCAAAACCCCTGGTTTAACCAGCATTTCACACTTTTAGGGCTGGTTTAACAGACAGGGCTtggattaagccaggattagttcagttaggacatttaagtagctttcataattgtgccttagaaaaaacattactggtgtgcatcttgagaaaaaacaatggcactgacatattttaagataagtcaatgcaagttgctttcagttaaaacagctcaaacatggattttagggccagatttactacaCAGGGCAAATTAGTTTAATCCCATAACCCCTTGTTTACAATAAACACATCTGCGGCGTGTTATGGCTCCGTCGAGGTTTTGTTCTGTCTACAcggtgtcaactcacaccaCAAGCATTTCGGAAGTGAAGCGGCTGGATTCGCGAGACCACGAGATTTGCCTGTCCGACATTGTTttccctgtttttttttgtgtgtttttaatagCTAAATAGTTATATTTTGTCCggtttaattgtgtttattgctatgtcatactttattttgctgtagcctaCAGACAAAGTTAATACACGTTAAGGTCCAGTTATGGATGACAAAgactttatttttagtttttcaacttcgaatctcttgtcATTTTTCAATTTCTGGCCTCCTATtgatgtgaaatatgagcaGCAGTATTCACAGGGtctttattttgactttattttgtatttgagctgcgcggcTTGGACGCGGCATCCGTCAAAAATGGACTCGGTGCCTATATTTAGCGAAGTGGTGTGGCGAGCTGCTTCTGAAACGTGCCATGGCGTGTCTGGTGTAAACacaagcattgactagagtggccgcgGATCAGCTCTGGTAGCCACGCCGCAGGTGCGTGCAATGTAAAAGGGGGGTAAATAATGgcacaaataccagtaaattgactagctcaaaccttagtaaatcaccttgcatgattcatttaaatactgtcCTCCCATAAATTTCATCGCtgatttttcactgtgtgtctttagtaaatcctgacagcagttttttaatgccaaaagagggtttgtgaTGGCGCAAGCTGTtggtaaatctggcccttagtctgggactaggcttaaaacttgtctgtgaaaccgggcatacattttaaaagatcaATGTGAAAAGTCCATaatgtctctctctgtctttgttTTTCTCTCTACAGGGATGGTGCTGTCGGTCTTTGTAGTTCTACTGCTCACGATGCTCTACGAGCTTCTGAAAGTGTGGAAGATCACTGTGGGAAAACAGAAGCACTCCTCCGTTACACATCCATCCGCTCCAGTGACATTCTCTCCTGAACAGTCGTGTTTCGCCCCCGTCATGAGGTGTCAAGAGGGAAGCTCTGCTTTGGCCAGCAGTCCCTCTGAGATCTCATTAGCTCCCACAGAGACTACTACAGCCACTGCTGACACCACTGCCACTTCTGAGAAGAGGTAATGCTCACAAGAAAACTATAATACACAACTGGTGCTTTCCAAGAACTGTTATGACTGAAATCTGTCGATAAGTTGATGGTTTATACTTTTAGCACTGTAGCTTCTTGAATATCTTCCCCCGACAAATGTCCATGTTTGTCTCTTTCCATCTTCAGCTGGCTTCTGCACTGCCTCCAGACCGCCATACACATCCTGCAGGTGACGCTAGGCTACATGCTAATGCTTTGCGTCATGTCCTACAATGTGTGGATCTTCCTGGGGGTCATCACGGGGTCCGTCTTGGgctacttttttacttttcctCTCCTGAAGCATATTTGAGAATAGATGAAGGAATggaaaacattcattttaattcacaGAGGACTCTAGATGAAGAGCAATGGGAAACCTTTTACATTTCATGATGCCAGGATTGTGTGCCCATGATCAGAGTTGTGCATTTTCAACGATAAGACGTGCAAGAAATGTAGACCGAACAAGGatgactttaatttttttaaggtTGGATTTTTAACTTCAGTCTGGTGATAACCAATTGTAAAATTGGTTGAATCATATTGTTATCAATGGTTAAATTTTAAACCTTATTGGAATATCTTACGCCAAGAATGGTGTTAAACGCATGTGATTTTACATGGTCGTAACCTTCTGTTTGAACAGTTCGTTTGAGAACGGCAATGTGCCTCTGACCGGTTTTAAACTTTAGTCAATTACTGATGTAATTAATAAGCTAATTTTCTGttacacaaattaatgtttatgTTCTGCTCTCTGAGATTAGTTTTAATGTAGCCGGTGGTTTTCTGTTATTTTGGGAAATCACACTAGTTTTAAACCTTGTGATGAGTCAAAATAAACTTCCTACGTGAGTCAAGATCAGGCGTTCTTGTCATGCTGGAAATTACTGCCGAATGGGGAACAAAACCATTGGTTGAAAAGAGAAATGCAAATCATGTGGCCTTAGTTAATGTTCACCAGCAATACAGGACACTGAAACTGATTGACTGACTAAAAGCAGAAATTGGAGACCTACAATCCTCACCGCAatgatttaaagtttttttttttattaatggtTTTTCCAGTTGTTCGTTTTTTGTCTCCATTGcttaattgattttaaataaaatttgttttattgaacCATGTTTAATTATATAGTGAGTCTACACCTTGTCTAATTTCTTTTTCTATGGTAGTTCCTCAAGGAAAATACAAAGTTGCAGCACAGATTtggattttatattttatcctaatgctttaaaacaaaagaatacaaattataatttattttttaggttattgatttatgtataatataaaatatttgcagAATAGAGCATGGAcaattttaatctattttaacTCTCTACGGTGTATCGTCATTTATTATTGACTCAAAGAAATtagcatttaaaatacaataacattcaacaacaacaaaaaagtttatTATCATATGACATCCCCTTCAGCCAATGAAATTAAAATCCATGTGCTTGACATTTTTTAGCAACAAGGAAATGAAAGAGACATGTTTGGTCACATGCTGTTAAGGCACTATAGTGAGAATAGTGAGTgagaaaaaatattgtacatccaaatgtgttttctaaagtttttggtcatttttaatgcacattttgtaAAATCAAGAACTcagagtgaaaaataaaatctgtatgCACAGATGTCCTTTTAggggatacatttttttctgtgtagagtatgattaaatgtaattagttactatatttaagtatctttttggctactttgtagttgtactgagtatcaaagatattggtaacttttactctctgcttgactacatttttgaacaagtaaatgtactttttactccactacatttgtgatgtgtaatgcaattacaaatgacatttttcatgacaactaacttttctgcagcagtttgtttcaGATATAAAGGAGCGATATCGCCAtctaagggcattgaaggtactataccttttgcctttactcacccaaaactTGTCAACATGGCTACTTTACGGtaatgtgagtgcattagcaggtagttgctaatcgcaggtgtttgatttattagatgaggctcaaaccagcacatacagtagactttgactatttaattttacttattttaattttactaatATTACCTTTCTGTGCACTTGAGCTCAACTGAGCCTTTTTAGAGTTTGTAGACATTTAAAAGATTGTTGTGTCGACcatgatttattgcaatattgaggtgttcagttttattttgatttgattttagaAAAACTTGATTTcccatcttacaaatcaattgtttcttattttcacacgcatgtctctcaggtgttgaggactagtgcatctctgagcctacattcagcatgagCAAAATACGTAAAGTATCtgatagggatagttcacccaaaaatgaaaatttgatgtttatctgcttacccccagcgtatccaagatgtaggtgactttgtttcttcagtagaacacaaatgatgatttttaactccaaccgttgccgtctgtcagtcaaataatgctagtggatgggaacttctactataagagtaaataaaacttgcatagacaagtccaaattaaaccctgcggctcgtgacgacacactgatatcctaagacacgaaacgatcggtttgtgcaataaaccgaacagtatttatatcattttttaactctaatacagcactatgtccaaccgcgttcagcactcgttagtaaggcctgatcgcgctctgacagcggcagtgatgtctggcactcattgaagtatatgcgcgagacatcactgccgttgtcagagcgcgatcagacatcactaagcgaatgctgaacgcggttggacatagtggtgtattagagttaaaaaaaaaatgatataaatactgttcggtttatcgcacaaaccgatcgtttcgtgtcttaggacatcagtgtgtcgtcacgagccgcagggtttaatttggacttgtctatgcaagttttgtttactcttatagtagaagttcccttcCACTAgcatttgactgacagacggcaacggttggagttaaaaatcattatttgtgttCTACCGAAGAAACaaaggctgcgtccgaaatcgcatacttgcctactatatagtatgcgaaaaacagtatgcgaggcgagtagtatgtccgaattcatagtattcgaaaaacagtaggcgagaagtacccggatgacctactgctTCCGCCCGAATTCTGTAGTAGGCATACGATGGACGCTGCGCTATCCCGTGatgccacaggagaggattctTCAAATTCGAAAATGGCGGAAAGCGGCGATGCGGCGATTTTTAAGTGTAAGTACCTCAGGGGAAATGGGTGTTTATTGTAGTTAAATTGCACTTGTTTAACATAATGTAAGTAAACGGCTGTATTattgaaagtttaaacaaagtAAATCGATGAGAAGATTTTGAGAATCggttgtaaaaaaatatttactaagattttgttaacattgttttatttaacggAGACATTCGTTGTTTATCAGTTTAATGAGATTAGAAAACTTAACGGAATTAAAAGATTTTTTCCAGTGTTGCATTAATAGATAATGTTTAAATACTGTTTTGACATTAACTTACAGGGACTGATGAACACACCCGCGTTGGAGttcaaaatcatcatttgtgttctactgaagaaacaaagtcacctacatcttggatacgctgggggtaagcagataaacatcaaattttcatttttgggtgaaatatccctatCAGATACTTTACATAttttactcaagtcgtattggaattggttactTGTAGTTGTATGttatatctatccatctatgTATCTagaaagaaatcttttgtaacaatatagtAGTCTGTCACATTTCAACTTAATTCAATTtgatgcatccttgttgaaagtgttaatttttccaaaaatttttttaaaaataaacctaaccaaacttttgaatggtactgtaAATGATATCATTCAGTTTTCACAGCATACACACCATTTCAAAATAACAGTAATTTATTTATCTACTGCTGCCTTACAAAAGGAATAGAAGA includes the following:
- the slc31a2 gene encoding probable low affinity copper uptake protein 2 isoform X1 is translated as MNMHFKGSSNVTLLFNFWDVHGPAGMVLSVFVVLLLTMLYELLKVWKITVGKQKHSSVTHPSAPVTFSPEQSCFAPVMRCQEGSSALASSPSEISLAPTETTTATADTTATSEKSWLLHCLQTAIHILQVTLGYMLMLCVMSYNVWIFLGVITGSVLGYFFTFPLLKHI
- the slc31a2 gene encoding probable low affinity copper uptake protein 2 isoform X2 is translated as MHFKGSSNVTLLFNFWDVHGPAGMVLSVFVVLLLTMLYELLKVWKITVGKQKHSSVTHPSAPVTFSPEQSCFAPVMRCQEGSSALASSPSEISLAPTETTTATADTTATSEKSWLLHCLQTAIHILQVTLGYMLMLCVMSYNVWIFLGVITGSVLGYFFTFPLLKHI
- the slc31a2 gene encoding probable low affinity copper uptake protein 2 isoform X3, producing MVLSVFVVLLLTMLYELLKVWKITVGKQKHSSVTHPSAPVTFSPEQSCFAPVMRCQEGSSALASSPSEISLAPTETTTATADTTATSEKSWLLHCLQTAIHILQVTLGYMLMLCVMSYNVWIFLGVITGSVLGYFFTFPLLKHI